A section of the Leptotrichia buccalis C-1013-b genome encodes:
- the efeO gene encoding iron uptake system protein EfeO — translation MKKIGILLLIGALVVISCGKGNTGKEEGKAGTTAGQAANQGKTDLSKETAEYKKYVEGQIDMLLKDTENFAQLLKTGKLDEAKKVYPLIRMAYERSEPIAESFGESDVKIDYRLVDFKEEFKNEEGWKGFHRIEKILWEQNTTKGTEKYADDLVNDIKELKAKIATIEVTPDLMVTGAIDLLNEVSTQKITGEEEVFSHTDLYDFRANIEGAQKIFELFRPKLEQKDAKLVTTLDTEFKAVNALLDKYMTDDKHYKLYTELTKEDTKALAEAVTKLGEPLSQMGIVIDATPKK, via the coding sequence ATGAAAAAAATTGGGATATTACTACTTATAGGAGCATTAGTAGTAATTAGCTGTGGAAAAGGAAATACAGGAAAGGAAGAAGGAAAAGCTGGAACAACAGCTGGACAAGCTGCTAATCAGGGAAAAACTGATTTAAGCAAGGAAACTGCTGAATATAAGAAATATGTTGAAGGTCAGATTGATATGCTTTTAAAAGATACAGAAAACTTTGCACAATTATTAAAGACTGGAAAATTAGACGAAGCTAAAAAAGTTTATCCGTTAATCCGTATGGCTTATGAAAGATCTGAACCTATTGCTGAAAGCTTTGGAGAATCTGATGTTAAGATAGATTATCGTCTTGTTGACTTTAAGGAAGAATTTAAAAATGAAGAAGGATGGAAAGGTTTTCATAGAATTGAAAAAATATTGTGGGAGCAAAACACTACAAAAGGAACTGAAAAATACGCAGATGATCTTGTAAACGACATTAAGGAGCTAAAGGCAAAAATTGCTACAATTGAAGTAACGCCTGATTTAATGGTTACAGGAGCGATTGACTTGTTAAATGAAGTTTCGACTCAAAAAATTACTGGAGAAGAAGAAGTGTTCTCGCACACTGATTTATACGACTTTAGAGCAAACATCGAAGGAGCTCAGAAAATTTTTGAATTATTCAGACCTAAATTAGAACAAAAAGATGCTAAGCTTGTAACAACTTTAGATACTGAATTTAAAGCTGTAAATGCACTTCTTGATAAATACATGACTGATGATAAGCATTACAAATTATATACAGAATTAACAAAAGAAGATACAAAAGCTCTAGCTGAAGCAGTTACTAAACTTGGAGAACCTTTGTCGCAAATGGGAATTGTAATAGATGCAACTCCTAAGAAATAA
- the efeB gene encoding iron uptake transporter deferrochelatase/peroxidase subunit produces MSDENDKKWFDKKISRRDFLKKAGMVGAGAAIGASGASAIFANMFSGKANQVVGNEKISFYGEHQSGIATPVQKNVYFAVLDLHSMDKEEIKQMFKDWTDYSEKLMKGELVAPELANHLVPPLDTGETVGLNPYRLTITFGISPSFLDKLKMDNKKMEEFKDLPHFPRDQIKDKYKGGDICIQACADDAQVAFHAVRNLVRKGRALITLKWTQAGFLPIGNGKETPRNLFGFKDGTENPKNDNDFKNVVWYDKDNWLKNGTFLIVRRIQMHLETWDRTNLQEQENTFGRYKESGAPFGETDEFATIDINKKGPDGKPVLPIDSHVYLAKKADVKIARRAFSYSNGIDEVSGQFDAGLLFICFQKHPDQFIKIQNSLGNDDKLNEYITHVGTGIFACFGGIKKGEYIGQKLFE; encoded by the coding sequence ATGAGTGACGAAAATGATAAAAAATGGTTTGATAAAAAAATATCACGTCGTGATTTTTTGAAAAAAGCTGGAATGGTAGGAGCTGGAGCCGCAATTGGAGCAAGTGGAGCTAGTGCGATTTTTGCCAACATGTTCAGCGGTAAAGCAAATCAGGTTGTTGGAAATGAAAAGATTTCATTTTATGGGGAACATCAGTCAGGAATTGCTACTCCTGTTCAAAAAAACGTCTATTTTGCGGTATTAGATTTACATTCTATGGACAAGGAAGAAATAAAGCAGATGTTTAAGGACTGGACAGATTATTCTGAAAAACTTATGAAAGGTGAACTTGTAGCTCCAGAACTTGCAAATCATCTAGTTCCTCCACTGGATACAGGAGAAACAGTGGGACTAAATCCATACCGTTTGACAATAACTTTTGGAATAAGTCCGTCTTTTCTGGATAAATTGAAGATGGATAATAAGAAAATGGAAGAATTTAAGGATTTGCCACATTTTCCGAGAGATCAGATAAAGGACAAGTATAAAGGCGGAGATATTTGTATTCAGGCTTGTGCGGATGATGCACAGGTAGCATTTCACGCTGTGAGAAATCTTGTTCGTAAAGGTCGTGCCTTAATTACTTTAAAATGGACTCAAGCTGGTTTTTTACCAATTGGTAATGGAAAAGAAACTCCAAGAAATCTTTTTGGATTTAAAGATGGAACGGAAAATCCGAAAAATGATAATGATTTTAAAAATGTTGTCTGGTATGATAAAGATAATTGGCTGAAAAATGGGACTTTTCTTATTGTAAGGCGTATTCAAATGCATCTTGAAACGTGGGATAGAACTAATTTGCAGGAGCAGGAAAATACGTTTGGAAGGTATAAGGAAAGCGGGGCTCCCTTTGGAGAAACAGACGAATTTGCAACAATTGACATAAATAAAAAAGGACCAGACGGAAAACCAGTTCTACCAATTGATTCACACGTTTATCTTGCCAAAAAAGCTGACGTTAAAATAGCACGTCGTGCCTTTTCTTATTCTAATGGAATAGATGAAGTGAGCGGACAGTTTGACGCGGGACTGCTATTTATATGTTTTCAAAAACATCCTGATCAATTTATAAAGATTCAGAACAGCCTAGGAAACGATGATAAGTTGAATGAATACATTACTCACGTTGGAACAGGAATTTTTGCTTGTTTTGGAGGGATAAAGAAGGGAGAGTACATTGGGCAGAAATTATTTGAATAA